In a single window of the Papaver somniferum cultivar HN1 chromosome 8, ASM357369v1, whole genome shotgun sequence genome:
- the LOC113304317 gene encoding uncharacterized protein LOC113304317, translated as MDNMGCVQVPPVVRKGKKKQAKDELDRLKQAEKKKRRLEKALATSAAIRSELEKKKQRKIEEQQRLDEEGAAIAEAVALHVLGEDSDDSCKIMLKNNDQGFNPWNQSNLGFYRGGWRGNSPHQGFAKYSVGSFGWSSEACASECKWNDFGFSSCSMSPSAPYFEDRSRGGLITASTDIAVAQAVSSLRIAEDACAEGIMNGMFKGKLNSYSNQV; from the coding sequence ATGGATAACATGGGATGTGTTCAAGTTCCACCCGTCGTTAGGAAAGGTAAGAAGAAGCAAGCTAAGGATGAATTGGATCGCCTCAAACaagctgagaagaagaagaggcgacTAGAGAAAGCACTTGCTACTTCTGCTGCCATTAGATCTGAGCTAGAAAAGAAGAAGCAGAGAAAGATAGAAGAACAGCAACGGCTAGATGAAGAGGGAGCCGCAATTGCAGAGGCAGTAGCTCTGCATGTCCTTGGTGAAGACTCCGATGACTCATGTAAGATTATGCTGAAGAATAATGACCAGGGTTTTAATCCTTGGAACCAATCCAACTTGGGTTTTTACAGGGGAGGATGGAGAGGTAACTCTCCTCATCAGGGCTTTGCAAAGTATTCGGTTGGAAGTTTTGGGTGGAGTTCTGAAGCTTGTGCGTCAGAATGCAAGTGGAACGATTTTGGATTCAGCAGCTGTTCGATGTCACCTAGTGCACCATATTTTGAAGATAGAAGTCGAGGAGGGTTGATAACAGCATCAACAGATATTGCTGTAGCACAAGCTGTTTCTTCTCTTCGAATCGCAGAAGATGCATGTGCAGAAGGAATCATGAACGGAATGTTCAAGGGTAAGTTGAACAGTTATAGTAACCAGGTCTAA